The genomic segment AGATTTCCTAAATCTCGGCCGCCCGGACTGAACAGAAAATTGATCGTTGACACTTGGGATTTTCTTATTGGGAATCCCTCGCGAGCCGGAATATACTGAACTTTGAACAGTTACAGGGGGAGTCCTTCGTGGAGTCTCTCCCAAAACTTTGGATGAATCTTATGAAGTTTCTCTCCTCGTCCCCCGGATTGTTCCTGGCACTCTGGAGCGTGTTCGCCATCGTTTCCGAGAGCCCGGCAGATGATGACCGGCCCAATGTGCTTTTTGTCATCAGTGACGACCAAAGCTGGCTTCATGCCTCCGCTTATGGCACGACGGGAATTGAAACGCCAGGCTTTGATCGAGTAGCGAAGGCGGGTGCCCTGTTCAACAATGCGATCGCCGCATCACCGGGGTGCAGCCCCTGCCGCGCTGCCATTTTGACCGGTCGTCACACCTGGCAGATCGAAGAAGCGGGGACCCACGCCAGTTCGTTTCCGAAGAAGTATCCGGTATTCACGGACCTGCTCGCATCAAGTGGCTATCACGTCGGTTACACCGGGAAAGGCTGGGGGCCGGGCAACTACAAAATTTCCGGCTGGGAGCAGAATCCCGCTGGTCCCAGCTACTCGAAGCGGAAAACCAAAGATCACCCTCCGAAGTCCAGCAACCTCGACTACTCGGCGAACTTCGAAGATTTCCTCAGTGAAAAAGAGGAAGACCAGCCCTTCCTGTTCTGGTTTGGTGCCCAGGAACCGCATCGCCCGTATGAAGTCGGCCTCGGCAAACAAAAGGGACGCGATGTCGCGTCCGTGGAAGTTCCTCCGTTTCTTCCCGACCGCGAAGAGATCCGCTCCGATGTCCTCGATTACTACATCGAAATCGAATATTACGACTCGCATCTCGTGCGGATGCTCGACCTGCTCGAGGAACGGGGCGAGCTGAATAACACTGTCGTCATCGTTACCTCGGATAACGGCATGCCGTTCCCCCGAGCCAAGGCCAACTGCTACGAGTATGGCATCCACATGCCACTGGCCATCTGCTGGCCGGAGAAGATGCCGGGCGGTCGAACAGTTGATGACCTGATCGGCTTTGTCGACATCACAGCGACTATTCTGGACGTGGCGGGCGTTGAATATCCTGATAACCCGTTCGGACTTTCCGGGAAGAGCTTTCAGGATCTGCTTGTGAGCAAGAAGTCTGGCGTCCTGGATCCGTCGCGAAAAGCGGTCTATTCGGCGCGGGAACGTCACTCCTCTTCGCGTTATAATAATCTGACGTACCCTCAACGGGCGATCCGCACTTCGAAGTACCTGTTGAT from the Rubinisphaera margarita genome contains:
- a CDS encoding sulfatase family protein; translation: MKFLSSSPGLFLALWSVFAIVSESPADDDRPNVLFVISDDQSWLHASAYGTTGIETPGFDRVAKAGALFNNAIAASPGCSPCRAAILTGRHTWQIEEAGTHASSFPKKYPVFTDLLASSGYHVGYTGKGWGPGNYKISGWEQNPAGPSYSKRKTKDHPPKSSNLDYSANFEDFLSEKEEDQPFLFWFGAQEPHRPYEVGLGKQKGRDVASVEVPPFLPDREEIRSDVLDYYIEIEYYDSHLVRMLDLLEERGELNNTVVIVTSDNGMPFPRAKANCYEYGIHMPLAICWPEKMPGGRTVDDLIGFVDITATILDVAGVEYPDNPFGLSGKSFQDLLVSKKSGVLDPSRKAVYSARERHSSSRYNNLTYPQRAIRTSKYLLIHNFRPERWPAGAPQVLEKEGRPGPPHGGYHDIDAGPSLSFLVDNRDDSEISPYFHMAVDRRPEFELFNIESDPGCLKNLVDDPKSRQTLQQLASQLNDYLKKTGDPRVLDGGDIYESYIRYSHIRSFPPPEE